One stretch of Prunus persica cultivar Lovell chromosome G1, Prunus_persica_NCBIv2, whole genome shotgun sequence DNA includes these proteins:
- the LOC18792547 gene encoding BURP domain-containing protein 5, producing MGFHLPLIFAILSLAAVGNHAAQPAPQLYWNSVLPNTQMPRSISVLLHPDSTNEEKSTYMNAVGNGKGKPEIFPLGIRRYVQKRYGGGIRRYNQERYGKGPPPSDNQLLHYKDLAIFFFEKDMRPGATMKFQFPRNSNTATFLPRESAQSIPFSSNKLSEIFNHFSVKPTSVEAKTIKQTIQECEAPGLKGEEKYCATSLESMVDFSTSKLGTRNVEAISTEVLERGATMSMHNYTTMPGLKKLAGDKVVVCHKENYPYAVFFCHAIKQTAAYVLSLKGDDGEKVKAVTICHLDTSEWNPEHLSFQILNVKPGTIPICHFISTDGIVWVPKHKSA from the exons ATGGGGTTTCATCTCCCACTCATCTTTGCTATTCTCAGT CTAGCAGCAGTGGGAAACCATGCTGCTCAACCAGCACCTCAACTTTACTGGAACTCCGTCCTGCCAAACACACAGATGCCAAGATCTATCAGTGTACTTCTGCATCCTG ACTccacaaatgaagaaaagagcACATATATGAATGCTGTTGGGAATGGAAAGGGCAAACCTGAAATTTTCCCATTGGGCATTAGACGTTACGTTCAAAAACGGTATGGAGGGGGCATTAGACGTTACAATCAAGAACGGTATGGAAAAGGTCCTCCTCCATCTGACAATCAACTACTCCATTATAAAGACTTGGCTATTTTCTTCTTCGAGAAGGACATGCGCCCTGGCGCAACAATGAAGTTCCAATTCCCTAGAAATTCAAACACGGCTACTTTCCTGCCACGCGAAAGTGCTCAATCGATCCCCTTCTCCTCTAACAAACTATCAGAAATTTTCAACCATTTTTCAGTGAAGCCAACATCTGTGGAAGCCAAAACAATTAAGCAAACAATCCAAGAGTGTGAAGCTCCAGGCCTTAAGGGAGAGGAAAAATATTGCGCCACATCTTTAGAATCAATGGTTGATTTTAGCACTTCGAAGCTTGGAACAAGAAACGTTGAAGCAATCTCGACGGAGGTATTGGAAAGAGGAGCCACCATGTCCATGCACAACTATACAACAATGCCGGGACTGAAGAAGTTGGCAGGTGACAAAGTCGTTGTGTGTCATAAGGAGAACTATCCCTATGCTGTGTTTTTCTGCCATGCAATAAAACAAACAGCAGCATATGTTCTCTCCCTGAAAGGCGATGATGGGGAGAAGGTTAAAGCAGTAACCATCTGCCATCTAGACACATCAGAATGGAACCCAGAGCATTTGTCCTTCCAAATCCTCAACGTTAAGCCCGGAACAATTCCCATCTGCCATTTCATTTCCACTGATGGTATTGTCTGGGTTCCAAAACACAAATCTGCATGA
- the LOC109947520 gene encoding uncharacterized protein LOC109947520, whose product MARLIQQALSVPMNLVVKLWPFRGWAMDLIGKIYPASSKQHCFIIVATDYFTKWVEAKPVKSTASQEIITFIEEQIIQRFGIPESITTDRGSSFISGEMLEMAGAFKFKLLQSTPYYAQANGQAESSNKHEKLSETLWAYRTSRREATGMTTYGHDAILPMEIAVQSLRIAHQHSLVGEDYSQAMMLELEGLDTSRIDTLNKLLAGKEAVSRAYNKRVKNKSFEEGEIV is encoded by the exons ATGGCTCGGCTAATCCAGCAGGCTCTTTCAGTTCCCATGAATCTAGTAGTAAAACTATGGCCTTTCAGaggatgggcaatggatctcattggtAAGATTTATCCAGCCAGTAGCAAACAACactgttttattattgtagCTACAGATTATTTTACCAAATGGGTGGAAGCCAAGCCTGTTAAGTCCACAGCATCTCAAGAAATCATCACTTTCATAGAagagcagattatacaaaggtTTGGCATTCCAGAATCAATCACAACTGATAGGGgatcttctttcatatctggAGAAATGTTGGAAATGGCAGGAGCATTTAAATTCAAACTGCTTCAATCCACCCCTTATTATGCCCAAGCTAATGGGCaggcagaatcaagtaacaag CATGAGAAGTTGTCAGAAACTCTGTGGGCATATAGAActtcaagaagagaagcaactggCATGACCACCTATGGCCACGATGCAATTCTGCCTATGGAGATAGCAGTCCAATCCCTCAGAATTGCTCATCAACACAGTTTGGTTGGAGAAGACTACTCTCAAGCTATGATGCTAGAACTGGAAGGATTGGATACAAGCAGGATCGAtaccctcaacaaactcttagcaggaaaGGAAGCTGTATCAAGGGCTTACAACAAAAGAGTCAAGaacaagagttttgaagaggggGAAATAGTCTAG
- the LOC18791123 gene encoding BURP domain protein RD22, producing MGFHLPLIFAILSLAAVALANNAAQPAPQLYWNSVLPNTQMPRSISELLHPDSTNEEKSKPEIFPLQGNRVYTQSHYKKRPPPPSDEGKPENFPLQGNRVYTQSHYKKRPPPPSDEGKPENFPLANSFYTQTHYKKRPPPPSDEGKPENFPLANSFYTQSHYKKRPPPPSDEGKPENFPLGNSHYTQSHYKKRPPPPSDEGKPENIPLARSGYQRKNYGASPPPSDSQLKHYKDLAIFFFEKDMRPGTTMKFQFPRNSNTATFLPRESAQSIPFSSKKLPEIFNHFSVKPTSEEAKTIKQTIEECEAPGLKGEEKYCATSLESMVDFSTSKLGTRNVEAISTQVLEEGATKYMHNYTTIPGLKKLVGDKVVVCHKENYPYAVFLCHAIKQTEAYVLSLKADDGMKVKAVTICHLDTSEWDPEHLSFQILNVKPGTTPICHFLSTDAIAWVPKHKSA from the exons ATGGGGTTTCATCTCCCACTCATCTTTGCTATTCTCAGT CTAGCAGCGGTTGCACTGGCAAACAATGCTGCTCAACCAGCACCTCAACTTTACTGGAACTCCGTCCTGCCAAACACACAGATGCCAAGATCTATCAGTGAACTTCTGCATCCTG ACTccacaaatgaagaaaagagcAAACCTGAAATTTTCCCATTGCAGGGCAATAGAGTTTACACTCAAAGCCATTATAAAAAacgtcctcctcctccatctgACGAGGGCAAACCTGAAAATTTCCCATTGCAGGGCAATAGAGTTTACACTCAAAGCCATTATAAAAAacgtcctcctcctccatctgACGAGGGCAAACCTGAAAATTTCCCATTGGCCAATAGCTTTTACACTCAAACCCATTATAAAAAacgtcctcctcctccatctgACGAGGGCAAACCTGAAAATTTCCCATTGGCCAATAGCTTTTACACTCAAAGCCATTATAAAAAacgtcctcctcctccatctgACGAGGGCAAACCTGAAAATTTCCCATTGGGCAATAGCCATTACACTCAAAGCCATTATAAAAAacgtcctcctcctccatctgACGAGGGCAAACCTGAAAATATCCCATTGGCACGTTCAGGTTACCAACGAAAAAATTATGGAGCAAGTCCTCCTCCATCTGACAGTCAACTAAAGCATTATAAAGACTTAGCTATTTTCTTCTTCGAGAAGGACATGCGCCCGGGCACAACTATGAAGTTCCAATTCCCTAGAAATTCAAACACGGCTACTTTCCTGCCACGCGAAAGTGCTCAATCGATCCCCTTCTCCTCTAAGAAACTACCAGAAATTTTCAACCATTTTTCAGTGAAGCCAACATCTGAGGAAGCCAAAACAATTAAGCAAACAATCGAAGAGTGTGAAGCTCCAGGCCTTAAGGGAGAGGAAAAATATTGCGCCACATCTTTAGAATCAATGGTTGATTTTAGCACTTCGAAGCTTGGAACAAGAAACGTTGAAGCAATCTCAACGCAGGTATTGGAAGAAGGAGCCACCAAGTACATGCACAACTATACAACAATCCCGGGACTGAAGAAGTTGGTAGGTGACAAAGTCGTTGTGTGTCATAAGGAGAACTATCCCTATGCTGTGTTTCTCTGCCATGCAATAAAACAAACAGAAGCTTATGTTCTCTCCCTGAAAGCCGATGATGGGATGAAGGTGAAAGCAGTAACCATCTGCCATCTAGACACATCAGAATGGGACCCAGAGCATTTGTCCTTCCAAATCCTCAACGTTAAGCCCGGAACCACTCCCATCTGCCATTTCCTTTCCACTGATGCTATTGCCTGGGTTCCAAAACACAAATCTGCATGA